In Candidatus Woesearchaeota archaeon, a single window of DNA contains:
- a CDS encoding PKD domain-containing protein: MASALYSEKANSLEPGIQSQNPGSLVNIDTLFPQENQENSDEISLQLEIASKQYALGQQAVIYVVSAGHPEFDMLIGNDVQQVLYHYDGEKYPVMYRYPLIGMPGKYFATVTANENGATATKTVYFDVAAGDIMMYSLFEDKAAVDPAEFAAEIVNANEGAEVLVLDQETQARLSTLDSARPVELKISFYGNAPGGGQLSGEGDAPSQNPRASVQISLKNLRNPRWDNAGEMQIGELPDEVARTLESRGISVQEAVSLEGVDNFAINDYYGEVAIDVSSVDFDSVYYCDDMASCHKLSPCQSVSEEYRADELCYVTEVSAANGDESLAGKMIYIYVPHFSSIILALENLSDNLTLNSPLPGTILGNGQDILLNFSLKETLTAYYTLDDGSLILPYFEIGNGKKEYKEILQGKLADGILANGGHNISIVVDNGVNISDMLEFSFAVDDVWPPAIDESPKLAGAEFNQTVNWTLIALSFNESANASYSINGAEYTPMIFASRNMTLNLTVVSGSNELQIAVSDQQGNSMLYSYLFNFNIIGQGNSNASNTSLPGPNCSDGMQNSHNSLAETGIDCGGPCGPCTAFEILTDKSVYNQTEQVEIEVRGRSGANATITVVGGTESYSADAAGFPAYYIFTDTDNIGTYTVYGVQYYFSNIEIVSKDFEVVSNQPQNPLAVSISSNRSTINAGEPVAFNAIFSGNTTGVDFSWDFEGDRVVDSTAKKVDFVYANNGTYYVNLTIFSGPWQRSDTKTITVRKTYSVRVFVQDNRTSQAVPGTSVNLDGYSGVTDSSGHADFILPRDDYTLVVSKEGYMPTYDILSLNENSYLEVSINKIDIQAPTIALASPSPGENLNSATVNFAFVADDENAMNCSLYLNDDGSWWALWATAENVVPGQQASMEISGMEDNRFYLWKVECRDQRGNLNSSRAQNFTINSSAPALQSTAALGEQDEAAKNFLDELDEAIAAVDSYAKAEKDLAVAIDFKKALEKAKTEIQRLNRDLHDLPWRRLNQSALDLETQRLIDAINSIMQESPKSLSVLETVEFVKYPGKSDIEQLVLETLGLEDTKKNRNKISSLVKDITDLQSAITITTKAKVYDVQQFSGKRVKYSAIIKEVKSGKEGVEGELYEVVPKTIGEDAGSIDFRFEMQVVKADPVVKTAFSGSTTLVYIVPGEIDLKDVEDTKTIVLPAKLEVPDSSGNLISGLAFVDIFKKSVIKIDDTRLMIEILVIIVLLAVFVAYSMDDIKKLSVVKAVLKPKNTKIMEDMLLKMHKDIEASNYQEAKGVYKEVGVLYKQLKPDERKQFFAKLAEMHNRLDVLYIHNLINSALSKIEERKLDEAAADYTAITGIYRSIAPEFKAEVLESCKALHTKINLEQLNQEVA, translated from the coding sequence ATGGCATCTGCACTTTATTCAGAAAAAGCAAATTCGCTTGAGCCGGGCATCCAAAGCCAAAATCCCGGCAGCCTGGTGAATATTGACACGCTTTTCCCGCAGGAAAATCAGGAGAACTCCGATGAGATTTCACTGCAGCTGGAAATTGCATCAAAGCAGTATGCCCTTGGGCAGCAGGCAGTGATTTATGTGGTTTCCGCAGGGCATCCTGAATTTGACATGCTGATAGGCAATGACGTCCAGCAGGTCCTGTACCATTACGACGGAGAAAAATACCCTGTCATGTACAGGTATCCGTTGATAGGCATGCCTGGAAAATATTTTGCAACTGTGACAGCCAATGAGAATGGCGCAACTGCCACAAAGACTGTGTACTTTGACGTTGCTGCCGGCGACATAATGATGTACAGCCTTTTCGAGGACAAGGCTGCAGTGGACCCTGCAGAATTTGCTGCAGAAATAGTCAATGCGAATGAAGGGGCTGAAGTCCTGGTTCTGGACCAGGAAACACAGGCCCGGCTGTCAACACTCGATTCGGCAAGGCCGGTTGAATTGAAAATCAGTTTCTATGGGAACGCGCCTGGAGGCGGGCAATTATCCGGTGAAGGGGACGCTCCAAGCCAAAATCCCCGGGCTTCGGTTCAAATCAGCCTTAAGAATTTAAGAAATCCCAGATGGGACAACGCAGGTGAAATGCAGATTGGCGAACTGCCGGATGAAGTGGCCAGGACGCTGGAATCGCGGGGCATTTCAGTGCAGGAAGCTGTCAGCCTGGAAGGGGTGGATAATTTTGCCATTAACGATTATTATGGTGAAGTCGCCATCGATGTTTCCTCAGTTGACTTTGATTCCGTTTATTACTGTGATGACATGGCATCGTGCCATAAGCTCAGTCCGTGCCAAAGTGTTTCTGAAGAATACAGGGCAGATGAATTATGCTATGTCACGGAAGTTTCCGCGGCGAATGGCGATGAATCACTTGCTGGAAAGATGATTTACATTTACGTGCCACATTTCTCGTCAATAATCCTGGCGCTTGAAAACTTAAGCGACAATCTGACGCTTAATAGCCCTCTGCCTGGCACAATTTTAGGAAATGGCCAGGATATTCTCCTAAATTTCTCCCTGAAAGAAACCCTGACAGCATATTATACGCTGGATGACGGGTCACTTATTTTGCCATATTTTGAGATCGGCAATGGCAAAAAGGAATACAAGGAGATTCTGCAGGGCAAGCTGGCTGATGGCATTCTGGCAAATGGAGGACACAATATCAGCATTGTTGTTGACAATGGCGTGAACATCAGCGACATGCTTGAGTTTAGTTTTGCCGTTGACGATGTCTGGCCGCCTGCCATAGATGAATCGCCAAAGCTTGCCGGGGCTGAGTTCAACCAGACTGTGAACTGGACACTTATTGCGCTTTCCTTCAATGAGTCTGCAAATGCCAGCTACAGCATTAATGGCGCAGAGTATACGCCAATGATTTTTGCCAGCAGGAATATGACCTTAAACCTGACCGTGGTTTCCGGAAGCAATGAACTGCAAATTGCTGTGTCGGACCAGCAGGGAAACAGCATGCTCTATTCATACTTGTTCAATTTCAACATTATAGGCCAGGGGAACAGCAATGCTTCAAACACTTCATTGCCCGGCCCGAATTGCTCAGATGGAATGCAAAATTCCCACAACAGCCTTGCCGAAACCGGAATCGACTGCGGCGGCCCCTGCGGCCCCTGCACGGCATTTGAAATACTGACTGACAAATCAGTCTACAACCAGACCGAGCAGGTTGAAATAGAGGTCAGGGGAAGGTCAGGCGCCAATGCGACCATTACAGTTGTTGGCGGCACAGAAAGCTATTCTGCTGATGCGGCCGGCTTCCCGGCTTACTACATCTTTACAGACACAGATAACATAGGGACTTATACAGTGTACGGGGTGCAATACTATTTCAGCAATATAGAGATAGTCTCCAAAGATTTTGAGGTTGTAAGCAACCAGCCGCAAAATCCGCTGGCTGTTTCCATAAGCAGCAACAGGAGCACGATAAATGCAGGGGAGCCTGTGGCTTTTAATGCAATTTTCAGCGGCAACACAACAGGCGTTGACTTTAGCTGGGATTTTGAAGGGGACAGGGTAGTGGACAGCACAGCAAAAAAAGTTGATTTTGTTTATGCGAACAATGGTACATACTATGTCAACCTGACGATATTCAGCGGGCCTTGGCAGCGAAGCGATACCAAGACAATCACTGTCCGAAAGACATATTCAGTAAGGGTATTTGTCCAGGATAACAGGACAAGCCAGGCAGTTCCGGGAACCTCAGTCAACCTGGATGGCTATAGCGGAGTCACAGATTCATCAGGCCATGCTGATTTTATCCTGCCAAGGGATGATTATACCCTGGTCGTGAGCAAAGAAGGCTACATGCCAACCTATGACATTTTGAGCCTTAATGAAAATAGCTATCTGGAAGTTTCCATAAATAAGATAGACATTCAGGCGCCGACAATTGCGCTTGCCTCGCCATCTCCAGGTGAAAACCTGAATTCCGCCACTGTTAATTTTGCATTTGTGGCTGATGACGAAAATGCAATGAATTGTTCCCTATACCTTAATGATGATGGCTCATGGTGGGCGCTTTGGGCAACAGCGGAAAATGTAGTGCCGGGCCAGCAAGCCAGCATGGAAATCAGCGGGATGGAAGACAATAGGTTCTATCTCTGGAAAGTCGAGTGCAGGGACCAGCGCGGCAACCTCAATTCAAGCCGGGCCCAGAACTTCACAATAAATTCCAGTGCCCCTGCGCTTCAGTCAACAGCTGCGCTTGGCGAGCAGGATGAAGCTGCGAAGAATTTCCTGGATGAATTGGATGAAGCCATTGCCGCGGTCGACAGCTATGCCAAGGCAGAGAAAGACCTTGCTGTTGCCATAGATTTCAAGAAGGCGCTTGAAAAAGCCAAGACAGAGATTCAAAGGCTAAACAGGGACCTGCATGATTTGCCATGGAGGAGGCTTAACCAGTCAGCATTGGACCTTGAGACCCAGAGGCTCATCGACGCCATAAACAGCATTATGCAGGAATCGCCAAAGTCACTTTCAGTCCTTGAGACAGTTGAGTTTGTCAAGTACCCTGGAAAATCTGACATAGAGCAGCTTGTGCTGGAAACGCTCGGCCTCGAAGACACAAAGAAAAACAGGAATAAGATAAGCAGCCTGGTGAAGGACATCACGGATTTGCAGTCAGCCATAACCATAACAACAAAAGCCAAGGTCTATGATGTCCAGCAGTTTTCCGGAAAGAGAGTGAAATATTCAGCAATTATCAAGGAGGTAAAATCAGGAAAAGAGGGTGTGGAAGGGGAACTTTATGAGGTTGTGCCCAAGACAATAGGGGAAGATGCCGGCAGCATAGATTTCCGTTTCGAAATGCAGGTTGTGAAGGCCGACCCTGTTGTCAAGACAGCCTTCAGCGGCAGCACAACGCTTGTTTACATTGTTCCTGGAGAAATTGATCTTAAGGATGTTGAGGATACAAAGACCATTGTCCTGCCTGCAAAGCTGGAGGTGCCGGACAGCAGCGGCAATCTTATCAGCGGCCTTGCCTTTGTGGATATTTTCAAGAAAAGCGTGATTAAGATAGATGACACGAGGCTTATGATAGAAATACTTGTTATAATCGTGCTTTTGGCTGTTTTTGTTGCGTACTCAATGGATGACATAAAGAAGCTGAGCGTTGTGAAGGCTGTTCTCAAGCCCAAGAACACGAAAATAATGGAGGACATGCTTCTGAAGATGCATAAGGACATTGAGGCAAGCAATTACCAGGAGGCAAAGGGTGTCTATAAGGAAGTCGGCGTTCTCTATAAGCAGTTAAAGCCGGATGAAAGAAAGCAATTCTTTGCAAAGCTGGCTGAAATGCATAATCGCCTTGATGTTCTTTACATCCACAACCTGATAAATTCAGCGCTGTCCAAAATTGAGGAGCGCAAGCTGGACGAGGCTGCAGCTGACTACACCGCAATCACGGGAATTTACAGGAGCATTGCGCCTGAATTCAAGGCTGAGGTCCTGGAATCATGCAAGGCACTGCACACAAAAATAAACCTTGAGCAGCTAAACCAGGAGGTTGCCTAG
- a CDS encoding type II toxin-antitoxin system ParD family antitoxin produces MKISTITVRLPKETTEWLDSLVKKGIYKSRSEAIREFSREFLEETNLDKETGAGGKK; encoded by the coding sequence TTGAAAATCAGCACCATTACAGTGAGACTGCCAAAAGAAACTACAGAGTGGCTTGATTCCCTGGTAAAGAAAGGAATATACAAAAGCCGTTCCGAGGCAATCCGTGAATTCTCAAGGGAATTTCTAGAAGAAACGAACCTGGACAAGGAAACAGGCGCAGGCGGCAAAAAATGA